A genome region from Pseudomonas helmanticensis includes the following:
- the mdoH gene encoding glucans biosynthesis glucosyltransferase MdoH: protein MSNSQVQPETLSEYLAHLPMTDEQRAELAGCQSFSELHERLSSSTFDAPAEAAQASVGKRLTLSTAEELEDAEMLVLDASGRVSMKATPPIRRTKVVPEPWRTNILVRGWRRLTGRTNPPQPPKDENVLPAARWRTVGSIRRYILLLLMLGQTIVAGWYMKGIMPYQGWSFVDLDEVLHQPLLQTATQVLPYALQTSILILFGILFCWVSAGFWTALMGFLELLTGHDKYRISGKSAGNEPIAKDARTALVMPICNEDVPRVFAGLRATFESVAATGDLDRFDFFVLSDSNDSDICIAEQQAWLDVCREAKGFGKIFYRRRRRRVKRKSGNLDDFCRRWGGDYKYMVVLDADSVMSGECLTSLVRLMEATPDAGIIQTAPRASGMDTLYARMQQFATRVYGPLFTAGLHFWQLGESHYWGHNAIIRMKPFIDHCALAPLPGKGAFSGAILSHDFVEAALMRRAGWGVWIAYDLPGSYEELPPNLLDELKRDRRWCHGNLMNFRLFLVKGMHPVHRAVFLTGVMSYLSAPLWFFFLVLSTALLAVNTLMEPQYFLEPRQLYPLWPQWHPDKAIALFSTTIVLLFLPKLLSIILIWAKGAKEFGGKFKVTLSMLLEMLFSMLLAPVRMIFHTRFVLAAFLGWAATWNSPQRDDDSTPWSEAVKRHGPQTLLGFCWALLVIWLNPSFLWWLVPIVGSLMLSIPVSVISSRVGLGLKSRDESLFLIPEEYNPPQALLATDQYTHENRYHALNDGFVRAVVDPQQNALACSLATSRHGQAEPIEWLRQERVRHALKVGPAGLNNHDRLQLLSDPVALARLHEQVWAEGHAEWLDAWRASVKADPHAPPLPLRPLSLQAQPA from the coding sequence GCGCGGAACTCGCGGGCTGCCAGTCGTTCAGCGAGTTGCATGAACGCCTGTCGTCCTCGACGTTCGACGCCCCTGCCGAGGCCGCCCAGGCCTCGGTGGGCAAGCGCCTGACCCTGAGCACCGCCGAGGAACTTGAAGACGCCGAGATGCTGGTGCTCGACGCCAGCGGTCGCGTCAGCATGAAGGCGACGCCGCCGATCCGTCGGACCAAAGTCGTGCCGGAGCCATGGCGCACCAATATCCTGGTGCGTGGCTGGCGCCGGCTGACCGGTCGCACCAACCCGCCGCAGCCGCCGAAAGACGAAAACGTTCTGCCGGCCGCGCGCTGGCGTACCGTCGGTTCGATTCGTCGCTACATTTTGTTGCTGCTGATGCTCGGCCAGACCATCGTCGCCGGCTGGTACATGAAAGGCATCATGCCGTACCAGGGCTGGTCGTTCGTCGATCTTGACGAAGTCCTGCACCAACCGCTGCTGCAAACCGCCACGCAAGTGCTGCCGTATGCGCTGCAAACCAGCATCCTGATTCTCTTCGGGATTCTGTTCTGCTGGGTCTCGGCCGGTTTCTGGACGGCGCTGATGGGCTTCCTCGAGTTGCTCACCGGTCACGATAAATACCGTATCTCCGGCAAAAGCGCCGGCAACGAACCGATTGCCAAAGACGCGCGTACCGCGCTGGTAATGCCGATCTGTAACGAAGACGTGCCGCGCGTCTTCGCCGGTCTGCGGGCAACGTTCGAATCGGTTGCTGCCACCGGTGATCTCGATCGCTTCGACTTCTTCGTTCTCAGCGACAGTAACGACAGCGATATCTGTATCGCCGAGCAACAGGCCTGGCTGGACGTCTGCCGCGAAGCCAAAGGCTTCGGCAAGATCTTCTATCGCCGCCGTCGCCGTCGTGTGAAACGCAAGAGCGGCAACCTCGACGACTTCTGCCGTCGCTGGGGCGGTGATTACAAGTACATGGTCGTTCTCGACGCCGACTCGGTCATGAGCGGCGAGTGCCTGACCAGTCTGGTGCGCTTGATGGAAGCCACGCCGGACGCCGGGATCATCCAGACCGCGCCGCGTGCGTCGGGCATGGATACTCTCTATGCGCGCATGCAACAGTTTGCGACCCGCGTTTATGGCCCGCTGTTTACCGCCGGTCTGCACTTCTGGCAGCTGGGTGAATCCCACTACTGGGGTCACAACGCGATCATCCGCATGAAGCCGTTTATCGACCACTGCGCCTTGGCGCCGTTGCCGGGTAAAGGGGCATTCTCGGGTGCGATTCTGTCTCACGACTTCGTCGAAGCCGCGCTGATGCGCCGTGCCGGTTGGGGTGTGTGGATTGCCTACGACCTGCCGGGCAGCTATGAAGAACTGCCGCCGAACCTGCTCGACGAACTCAAGCGTGACCGTCGCTGGTGTCACGGCAACCTGATGAACTTCCGTCTGTTCCTGGTTAAAGGCATGCATCCGGTGCACCGTGCGGTGTTCCTGACCGGCGTGATGTCGTACCTGTCGGCGCCGTTGTGGTTCTTCTTCCTGGTGTTGTCGACCGCGCTGCTGGCGGTGAACACGCTGATGGAGCCGCAGTACTTCCTCGAACCACGTCAGCTTTATCCGCTGTGGCCACAATGGCATCCGGACAAGGCGATCGCACTGTTCTCGACGACCATCGTGCTGCTGTTCCTGCCGAAACTGTTGAGCATCATCCTGATCTGGGCCAAGGGCGCGAAAGAGTTCGGCGGCAAGTTCAAGGTGACCCTGTCGATGCTGCTGGAGATGCTCTTCTCCATGCTGCTGGCGCCGGTGCGGATGATTTTCCACACCCGTTTCGTGCTGGCTGCGTTCCTCGGCTGGGCTGCGACCTGGAACTCGCCGCAACGTGACGACGACTCGACGCCATGGAGCGAAGCGGTCAAACGCCACGGCCCGCAAACACTGCTGGGTTTCTGCTGGGCGCTGCTGGTGATCTGGCTGAACCCGAGCTTCCTCTGGTGGCTGGTGCCGATCGTCGGTTCGCTGATGCTGTCGATCCCGGTGTCGGTGATCTCCAGCCGTGTCGGTCTGGGCCTGAAGTCCCGTGACGAGAGCCTGTTCCTCATCCCTGAGGAATACAATCCGCCGCAGGCGCTGCTGGCGACCGATCAGTACACCCACGAAAATCGTTACCACGCCCTCAATGACGGCTTCGTCCGCGCAGTGGTCGATCCTCAGCAGAACGCTTTGGCGTGCTCGCTGGCGACCTCCCGTCATGGTCAGGCCGAACCGATCGAGTGGCTGCGTCAGGAGCGTGTGCGTCACGCGCTCAAGGTCGGCCCTGCCGGGCTGAACAACCATGATCGCCTGCAACTGCTGAGCGACCCTGTGGCTTTGGCGCGTTTGCATGAGCAGGTCTGGGCCGAAGGTCACGCAGAGTGGCTGGATGCATGGCGGGCGTCGGTGAAGGCCGATCCGCATGCGCCGCCATTACCATTGCGACCGCTGAGCCTGCAGGCTCAGCCGGCCTGA